The Micromonospora sp. WMMD961 genome has a segment encoding these proteins:
- a CDS encoding cellulase family glycosylhydrolase → MFRPKAFGGALTALATVAAGVFLAAAVSSSPAVAAGTGTGYLHTNGNQIVDSTGATVRLTGINWFGMETDNKTFHGLWSNNPWRGQLDTMARLGYNTLRVPYSNDALKAGATASGINDFVNPDLVGLSPLQILDKVIDYAGSKGMRIILDRHRPTAAGQSPLWYTSTVSEATWINDWKMLAQRYAGNPTVIGADLHNEPHAEGTNPAATGACWGCGDTTRDWRLAAERAGNAILGVQPNWLIFVEGVSCPSGGLSNVWDNDPSNDEDCGWWGGNLSKAGQFPVRLNVANRLVYSPHEYATSVYRQSWFDAPDYPANMPAIWDRYWGYLYKQNIAPIMMGEFGSTLVDPKDRVWLENLMAYTGTGVTGMSFTYWSWNPNSGDTGGIALDDWTNVNTTKQAILQPYLIAPSGGGTTPPTTGGPTDPPTDPPTGACTATYRQVNAWQGGFQGELTVKNTGSAAVNPWSVTWSWPSGVTLGSGWNATVTQSGTTVTAAAPSHAPSLPAGGSVTVGFTANGTASAPGTVKLGGASC, encoded by the coding sequence ATGTTCCGTCCCAAGGCTTTCGGCGGTGCGCTCACCGCGCTCGCCACCGTCGCGGCCGGCGTCTTCCTCGCCGCCGCCGTCAGTAGCAGCCCGGCCGTGGCCGCTGGCACCGGTACGGGTTATCTGCACACCAACGGTAACCAGATCGTGGACAGCACCGGTGCCACGGTCCGGTTGACCGGAATCAACTGGTTCGGCATGGAGACCGACAACAAGACCTTCCACGGGCTGTGGTCGAACAACCCGTGGCGGGGGCAGCTCGACACAATGGCGCGGTTGGGTTACAACACGTTGCGGGTGCCGTACTCGAACGATGCGCTGAAGGCGGGCGCGACCGCCAGCGGGATCAACGACTTCGTCAACCCGGACCTGGTCGGGTTGTCGCCGTTGCAGATCCTGGACAAGGTGATCGACTACGCCGGCAGCAAGGGGATGCGGATCATCCTGGACCGGCACCGGCCGACGGCGGCCGGGCAGTCGCCCTTGTGGTACACGTCGACGGTCTCCGAGGCGACCTGGATCAACGACTGGAAGATGCTCGCCCAGAGGTACGCGGGCAACCCCACGGTGATCGGCGCGGACCTGCACAACGAGCCGCACGCCGAGGGCACCAACCCGGCGGCCACCGGCGCGTGCTGGGGCTGTGGTGACACCACCCGGGACTGGCGGCTCGCCGCCGAGCGGGCCGGCAACGCCATCCTCGGCGTCCAACCCAACTGGTTGATCTTCGTGGAGGGGGTGAGTTGCCCCAGCGGTGGCCTCTCCAACGTGTGGGACAACGACCCGAGCAACGACGAGGACTGCGGTTGGTGGGGTGGCAACCTGTCCAAGGCCGGTCAGTTCCCGGTACGGCTGAACGTGGCGAACCGGCTGGTCTACTCGCCGCACGAGTACGCCACGTCGGTGTACCGGCAGAGCTGGTTCGACGCGCCGGACTACCCGGCGAACATGCCGGCGATCTGGGACAGGTACTGGGGTTACCTCTACAAGCAGAACATCGCGCCGATCATGATGGGCGAGTTCGGCAGCACCCTGGTCGACCCGAAGGACCGGGTGTGGCTGGAGAACCTGATGGCGTACACCGGGACCGGGGTGACCGGGATGTCCTTCACCTACTGGTCGTGGAACCCCAACTCGGGTGACACCGGCGGCATCGCGCTGGACGACTGGACGAACGTCAACACCACCAAGCAGGCGATCCTCCAGCCGTACCTGATCGCACCGTCTGGTGGCGGCACCACCCCGCCGACGACCGGTGGGCCGACGGACCCGCCGACCGACCCGCCGACCGGCGCCTGCACGGCGACCTACCGGCAGGTCAACGCCTGGCAGGGCGGCTTCCAGGGCGAGTTGACCGTGAAGAACACCGGCTCGGCCGCGGTGAACCCGTGGTCGGTCACCTGGAGTTGGCCGTCCGGGGTGACGCTGGGCAGTGGGTGGAACGCCACCGTCACGCAGTCCGGCACGACGGTCACCGCCGCCGCTCCGAGTCACGCCCCGTCCCTGCCGGCGGGCGGGTCGGTGACCGTGGGCTTCACCGCCAACGGCACCGCGA
- a CDS encoding DUF349 domain-containing protein produces MSDWTAFGRVDADGTVYVKTTDGERVVGSWQAGAPEEGLAHFARRFADLVTEVDLTEARLKSGAADAGHSLSTIRRIRTTLPEANVVGDIDALTARLDKLATLAEEKAGEARAARDAARGEALARKTALVEEAEKLAAESTGWKTAGDRLKEILDEWKTIRGVDKKADGELWKRFAAARDGFTRRRGAHFASLDSQRKQAQTAKEELVLQAEKLQDSTDWAATANQLKDLMTQWKAAPRASKEAEQKLWERFRGAQDAFFSRRSEVFSARDNEQRGNLERKQALLAEAEALDIDADPKGAQAKLREIQAQWHEAGRVPREAAAGLERRLRAIDDKVRDVMDSAWRRTTKEDNPLLAQMRAQVAEAEDRLARAQSAGDARRIKEAEQALASKRQFLQLAEQAG; encoded by the coding sequence ATGAGCGACTGGACTGCCTTCGGACGGGTGGACGCGGACGGCACCGTGTACGTCAAGACCACCGACGGCGAGCGGGTGGTCGGATCCTGGCAGGCGGGTGCGCCGGAGGAAGGGTTGGCACACTTCGCGCGCCGCTTCGCCGATCTGGTCACCGAGGTGGACCTGACCGAAGCACGACTCAAGTCGGGTGCGGCGGATGCCGGGCACTCGTTGAGCACGATCCGGCGGATCCGCACCACGCTGCCCGAGGCCAACGTGGTCGGCGACATCGACGCCCTGACCGCTCGTCTGGACAAGCTGGCGACGCTCGCCGAGGAGAAGGCCGGCGAGGCCCGCGCCGCCCGGGACGCCGCTCGCGGCGAGGCCCTGGCCCGCAAGACCGCGCTGGTCGAGGAGGCCGAGAAGCTCGCGGCCGAGTCCACCGGCTGGAAGACCGCCGGGGACCGGCTCAAGGAGATCCTCGACGAGTGGAAGACCATCCGGGGGGTCGACAAGAAGGCCGACGGTGAGCTGTGGAAGCGGTTCGCCGCCGCCCGGGACGGCTTCACCCGCCGCCGTGGTGCCCACTTCGCCTCCCTGGACTCGCAGCGCAAGCAGGCGCAGACCGCCAAGGAGGAGTTGGTCCTGCAGGCGGAGAAGCTCCAGGACTCCACCGACTGGGCTGCCACCGCCAACCAGCTCAAGGACCTGATGACCCAGTGGAAGGCCGCGCCGCGCGCCTCCAAGGAGGCCGAGCAGAAGCTGTGGGAACGGTTCCGGGGTGCACAGGACGCATTCTTCAGCCGGCGCAGTGAGGTCTTCTCCGCCCGGGACAACGAGCAGCGCGGCAACCTGGAGCGCAAGCAGGCTCTGCTCGCCGAGGCCGAGGCGTTGGACATCGACGCCGACCCGAAGGGCGCCCAGGCCAAGCTGCGAGAGATCCAGGCACAGTGGCACGAGGCCGGCCGCGTCCCCCGGGAGGCAGCGGCCGGGCTGGAGCGCCGGCTGCGCGCCATCGACGACAAGGTCCGCGACGTGATGGACTCGGCGTGGCGCCGCACCACCAAGGAGGACAACCCGCTGCTCGCCCAGATGCGGGCGCAGGTGGCCGAGGCCGAGGACCGGCTGGCCCGGGCGCAGAGCGCCGGGGACGCCCGCCGGATCAAGGAGGCCGAGCAGGCCCTCGCCTCCAAGCGGCAGTTCCTCCAGCTCGCCGAGCAGGCCGGCTGA
- the miaA gene encoding tRNA (adenosine(37)-N6)-dimethylallyltransferase MiaA, with amino-acid sequence MTSGGVGTVVAVVGPTAAGKSALSIALAHALDGEVVNADSMQLYRGMDIGTAKLTVAERDGVPHHLLDIWEVTEPASVAEYQRLARTAVDDILSRGRVPLLVGGSGLYVRAVLERFEFPGTDAALRERLERELAEVGPAPLYARLRAADPVAAEGILPGNGRRIVRALEVIELTGAPFTASLPQPTPYYPSVQVGVDLDTGLLDERIALRVDRMWADGLVPETRELVGRGLPQGRTASRALGYQQVLRMLAGELTESQAHDETVRATRRFVRRQRSWFRRDPRIHWLDSTEPDLIGAALRLVPAAAR; translated from the coding sequence GTGACCAGCGGCGGAGTCGGCACTGTCGTCGCGGTGGTGGGCCCGACGGCGGCGGGCAAGTCGGCGCTGAGCATCGCGTTGGCGCACGCCCTGGACGGGGAGGTGGTCAACGCCGACTCGATGCAGCTCTACCGGGGCATGGACATCGGCACCGCCAAGCTGACAGTCGCCGAGCGGGACGGGGTGCCGCATCACCTGCTGGACATCTGGGAGGTCACCGAGCCGGCGAGCGTCGCGGAGTACCAGCGGCTGGCCCGCACGGCGGTGGACGACATCCTGTCCCGGGGGCGGGTGCCGCTGCTGGTCGGTGGGTCCGGGCTGTACGTGCGGGCGGTGCTGGAGCGTTTCGAGTTCCCCGGCACCGACGCGGCGCTGCGGGAGCGGCTGGAACGGGAGTTGGCCGAGGTGGGCCCGGCGCCGTTGTACGCGCGGCTGCGCGCCGCCGACCCGGTCGCCGCCGAGGGCATCCTGCCCGGCAACGGCCGCCGGATCGTGCGGGCCCTGGAGGTGATCGAGCTCACCGGAGCGCCGTTCACGGCCTCGCTGCCGCAGCCCACGCCGTACTACCCGTCGGTGCAGGTCGGCGTCGACCTGGACACCGGGCTGCTGGACGAGCGGATCGCGCTGCGGGTCGACCGGATGTGGGCCGACGGCCTGGTGCCGGAGACCCGTGAGCTGGTCGGGCGCGGGTTGCCGCAGGGGAGGACGGCGAGCCGGGCGCTCGGCTACCAGCAGGTGTTGCGGATGCTCGCCGGTGAGCTGACCGAGTCGCAGGCGCACGACGAGACGGTTCGGGCGACCCGGCGCTTCGTCCGCCGGCAGCGGTCCTGGTTCCGGCGGGACCCGCGGATCCACTGGCTGGACTCGACGGAGCCGGACCTGATCGGGGCCGCCCTGCGCCTGGTGCCGGCCGCTGCGCGATGA
- the dapF gene encoding diaminopimelate epimerase: MEFTKGHGTGNDFVLLPDPDGQFDLTPELVAALCDRRRGIGADGVLRVVRAAKHPDGAGLAGEAEWFMDYWNADGSFAEMCGNGARVFVRYLLDTGLATPAGAALPVATRAGVVRALVEGDAVSVEMRRPRVYDESAATLGGLTLTGAVVEVGNPHLVCVLPAGVELSALDLTRAPGFDPTVFPSGVNVEFIVAGDPVDGTDGHTLMRVYERGSAETLSCGTGACAVGAVALRDAGRDTGVVAVDVPGGRLTVTVTADSCWLSGPAVLVATGEVDPAALLP, encoded by the coding sequence GTGGAGTTCACCAAGGGCCACGGCACCGGCAACGACTTCGTCCTCCTTCCCGACCCGGACGGTCAGTTCGACCTGACCCCGGAGCTGGTCGCGGCGCTCTGCGACCGGCGGCGGGGCATCGGCGCGGACGGCGTGCTGCGGGTGGTCCGCGCGGCCAAGCACCCGGACGGCGCGGGGCTGGCCGGCGAGGCCGAGTGGTTCATGGACTACTGGAACGCTGACGGTTCGTTCGCCGAGATGTGCGGCAACGGCGCCCGGGTCTTCGTGCGGTACCTGCTCGACACCGGCCTGGCGACGCCCGCCGGCGCGGCGCTGCCGGTGGCCACCCGGGCCGGCGTCGTGCGCGCGCTGGTCGAGGGCGACGCCGTGTCCGTCGAGATGCGCCGACCCCGGGTGTACGACGAGTCGGCCGCCACCCTCGGCGGACTGACCCTGACCGGTGCGGTGGTGGAGGTCGGCAACCCGCACTTGGTCTGTGTCCTGCCCGCCGGTGTGGAGTTGTCGGCGCTAGACCTGACCAGAGCTCCCGGGTTCGACCCGACGGTCTTCCCGAGCGGCGTGAACGTGGAGTTCATCGTGGCCGGCGACCCGGTCGACGGCACCGACGGGCACACGCTGATGCGGGTCTACGAGCGCGGCAGCGCCGAGACCCTGTCCTGCGGCACCGGCGCCTGCGCGGTGGGTGCGGTGGCCCTGCGCGACGCCGGCCGCGACACCGGCGTGGTGGCAGTGGACGTCCCCGGTGGCCGCCTCACGGTCACCGTGACGGCGGATTCCTGCTGGCTGTCCGGCCCGGCCGTCCTGGTGGCGACCGGCGAGGTCGACCCGGCCGCCCTGCTCCCCTAA
- a CDS encoding NAD-dependent malic enzyme yields the protein MAITRLPSAGFSITIRIAVTADASSIGRLTTSVGEAGAIVTALDVVDSDPTNVIVDLTCDTADASHADQVVDALTALDGVDVRKVSDRTFLLHLGGKIEVTSKVALRNRDELSRAYTPGVARVCMAIAENPADARRLTIKRNTVAVVSDGSAVLGLGNLGPAASLPVMEGKAALFKRFGGVDAWPVVLDTQDTDEIVQIVKAIAPAYGGINLEDIAAPRCFEIEARLREALDIPVFHDDQHGTAICVLAALTNALRVVGKQLSDVRVVVSGAGAAGTAIMKLLLRQGVGDIIAYDRQGALHRGLTGLNSAWQWLAENTNKENYSGDLPGAIQGADVFIGVSAPNLLTGDDIAQMAKDAIVFALANPDPEVDPREARKHAAVVATGRSDQPNQINNVLAFPGVFRGMLDAHAEEFTEEMAIAAAQAIADVVGEDKINPTVIVPSVFDSRVAPAVAAAVRAAANNPSPRPAADPGPADLPEIAANASATP from the coding sequence GTGGCCATCACCCGACTGCCGAGCGCCGGATTTTCGATCACCATCCGGATCGCCGTGACCGCGGACGCCTCCTCGATCGGGCGGCTCACCACCTCCGTCGGCGAGGCCGGGGCGATCGTCACGGCGTTGGACGTGGTGGACTCGGACCCGACCAACGTGATCGTGGACCTGACCTGCGACACCGCCGACGCCAGCCACGCCGACCAGGTGGTCGACGCGCTGACCGCGCTGGACGGCGTGGACGTGCGCAAGGTGTCGGACCGGACCTTTCTCCTGCACCTGGGCGGCAAGATCGAGGTCACGTCGAAGGTCGCGCTGCGCAACCGCGACGAGCTCTCCCGGGCGTACACCCCGGGGGTGGCCCGGGTCTGCATGGCGATCGCCGAGAACCCGGCGGACGCCCGGCGGCTGACCATCAAGCGCAACACCGTCGCGGTGGTCAGTGACGGCTCGGCGGTGCTCGGCCTGGGCAACCTGGGACCGGCCGCGTCGCTGCCGGTGATGGAGGGCAAGGCGGCGCTGTTCAAGCGCTTCGGTGGGGTGGATGCCTGGCCGGTGGTGCTGGACACCCAGGACACCGACGAGATCGTGCAGATCGTCAAGGCCATCGCGCCGGCCTACGGCGGGATCAACCTGGAGGACATCGCCGCGCCGCGCTGCTTCGAGATCGAGGCCCGGCTGCGCGAGGCGCTGGACATCCCGGTCTTCCACGACGACCAGCACGGCACCGCGATCTGCGTGCTGGCGGCGCTGACCAACGCGCTGCGCGTGGTGGGCAAGCAGCTCTCGGACGTCCGGGTGGTGGTTTCCGGGGCCGGCGCGGCCGGGACCGCGATCATGAAGCTGCTGCTGCGTCAGGGCGTCGGCGACATCATCGCGTACGACCGGCAGGGCGCCCTGCACCGCGGGCTGACCGGGCTCAACTCGGCGTGGCAGTGGCTGGCGGAGAACACCAACAAGGAGAACTACTCGGGTGACCTGCCGGGTGCGATCCAGGGTGCCGACGTGTTCATCGGCGTGAGCGCGCCGAACCTGCTCACCGGCGACGACATCGCCCAGATGGCGAAGGACGCGATCGTCTTCGCCCTCGCCAACCCGGACCCGGAGGTCGACCCGCGGGAGGCGCGCAAGCACGCCGCGGTGGTCGCCACCGGTCGCTCGGACCAGCCGAACCAGATCAACAACGTGCTCGCCTTCCCCGGGGTGTTCCGCGGCATGCTCGACGCACACGCCGAGGAGTTCACCGAGGAGATGGCGATCGCGGCCGCCCAGGCCATCGCCGACGTGGTGGGCGAAGACAAGATCAACCCGACGGTGATCGTGCCGAGCGTCTTCGACTCCCGGGTCGCCCCGGCGGTCGCCGCCGCCGTCCGCGCCGCCGCGAACAACCCGAGCCCGCGGCCGGCCGCCGACCCCGGCCCGGCAGACCTTCCGGAGATCGCGGCCAACGCCAGCGCGACCCCGTAA
- the hflX gene encoding GTPase HflX has translation MRDQESFVGVEDELDDVTTGEMELSERQSLRRVPGLSTELTDVTEVEYRQLRLERVVLVGVWTEGTVTDAENSLTELAALAETAGSQVLEGLIQRRSRPDPATYIGRGKVDDLGAVVLSTGADTVICDGELSPSQLRNLEQRTKVKVVDRTALILDIFAQHAKSKEGKAQVELAQLEYLLPRLRGWGETLSRQTGGSGRGGGAGGGVGVRGPGETKLETDRRRIRHRISRLRREIKSMRTVRVTKRARRTRNSVPAVAIAGYTNAGKSSLLNRLTGAGVLVENALFATLDPTTRKATASDGRLYTLSDTVGFVRHLPHQIVEAFRSTLEEVAEADLLVHVVDGTHPDPEEQVRAVHAVLAEVSADRLPELLVVNKTDAADEDTLLRLKRLWPDAIFVSAHSGRGIDGLRAAIEERLPRPAVEVRAVLPYDRGDLVARVHRTGDVLSTSHLPEGTLLHVRVGAELAAELAPYEVQRESQAAGVRS, from the coding sequence TTGCGAGACCAGGAGAGCTTCGTCGGAGTCGAGGACGAGCTCGACGACGTCACCACCGGCGAGATGGAGCTGTCGGAGCGGCAGTCCCTCCGACGCGTCCCGGGCCTGTCAACCGAGCTCACCGACGTCACCGAGGTGGAATACCGCCAGCTGCGGCTGGAGCGGGTCGTCCTGGTGGGCGTCTGGACCGAAGGCACGGTGACCGACGCGGAAAACTCGCTGACCGAGCTTGCCGCGCTGGCCGAGACCGCCGGCTCGCAGGTGCTCGAAGGGCTCATCCAGCGCCGTAGCCGACCCGACCCGGCCACCTACATCGGTCGCGGCAAGGTCGACGACCTCGGCGCGGTGGTGCTCTCCACCGGCGCCGACACGGTCATCTGCGACGGTGAGCTGTCCCCGTCGCAGCTGCGCAACCTGGAGCAGCGCACCAAGGTCAAGGTCGTCGACCGGACGGCGCTGATCCTGGACATCTTCGCCCAGCACGCCAAGAGCAAGGAAGGTAAGGCGCAGGTCGAGCTGGCCCAGCTCGAATACCTGCTGCCCCGGCTGCGTGGTTGGGGTGAGACGCTCTCCCGGCAGACCGGTGGTTCCGGCCGCGGTGGCGGCGCCGGTGGCGGTGTGGGTGTGCGTGGTCCCGGTGAGACCAAGCTGGAGACCGACCGGCGGCGCATCCGCCACCGCATCTCCCGACTGCGGCGCGAGATCAAGAGCATGCGGACGGTCCGTGTCACCAAGCGCGCCCGACGCACCCGCAACTCCGTCCCCGCCGTGGCCATCGCGGGTTACACCAACGCCGGCAAGTCCAGCCTGCTCAACCGGTTGACCGGGGCTGGTGTGCTGGTGGAGAACGCGCTGTTCGCGACGTTGGACCCGACCACCCGCAAGGCCACCGCCTCGGACGGACGGCTCTACACCCTCTCCGACACCGTCGGTTTCGTCCGGCACCTGCCGCACCAGATCGTCGAGGCGTTCCGCTCGACGCTGGAGGAGGTCGCGGAGGCAGACCTGTTGGTGCACGTCGTCGACGGCACCCATCCGGATCCGGAGGAGCAGGTCCGGGCGGTCCACGCGGTGCTCGCCGAGGTCAGCGCCGACCGGCTTCCCGAGCTGTTGGTGGTCAACAAGACCGACGCGGCCGACGAGGACACCCTGCTGCGGCTCAAGCGGCTCTGGCCGGACGCGATCTTCGTGTCCGCGCACTCCGGCCGGGGCATCGACGGGCTGCGCGCGGCCATCGAGGAGCGACTGCCGCGCCCCGCCGTGGAGGTCCGGGCCGTGCTTCCGTACGACCGGGGCGACCTGGTGGCACGGGTGCACCGCACGGGTGACGTGCTCAGCACGTCGCACCTGCCGGAGGGCACGCTGCTGCACGTCCGGGTCGGCGCGGAGTTGGCCGCGGAGCTGGCGCCCTACGAGGTCCAGCGCGAGAGTCAGGCGGCTGGCGTCCGGTCCTGA
- the lexA gene encoding transcriptional repressor LexA: MTEDRASRPKSPQQITEAGPPATRRRSAARSRTGQPAVRQVTPVVSAFPDPATIDLTARQRRILEFIRTWVERHGYPPSVREIGEAVGLVSPSSVAYQLKELEKKGFLRRDPNRPRAVDVRAPSEAIDDELSRAQRPTPAYVPMLGRIAAGGPILAEQAVEDIFPLPRELVGEGEVFMLQVKGDSMLDAAICDGDWVVVRQQPTADSGEIVAAMLDGEATVKTYRRRDGHVWLMPQNPAFDPIPGDDATIMGRVVAVLRRI; encoded by the coding sequence GTGACCGAGGACCGGGCAAGCCGGCCGAAGAGCCCGCAGCAGATCACCGAGGCGGGCCCGCCGGCCACCCGACGTCGCAGCGCCGCGCGCAGCCGGACGGGTCAGCCCGCCGTGCGCCAGGTCACGCCGGTGGTCAGCGCCTTCCCCGACCCGGCGACGATCGACCTGACCGCCCGCCAGCGTCGCATCCTGGAGTTCATCCGCACCTGGGTGGAGCGGCACGGCTACCCGCCGAGCGTCCGCGAGATCGGCGAGGCCGTCGGCCTGGTGTCGCCGTCCAGCGTCGCCTACCAACTCAAGGAGCTGGAGAAGAAGGGCTTCCTGCGCCGCGACCCCAACCGGCCGCGCGCAGTCGACGTCCGCGCTCCCAGCGAGGCCATCGACGACGAGTTGTCCCGGGCACAGCGGCCAACCCCGGCGTACGTGCCGATGCTCGGCCGGATCGCCGCCGGTGGTCCCATCCTCGCCGAGCAGGCCGTGGAGGACATCTTCCCGCTCCCACGCGAGCTGGTGGGCGAGGGCGAGGTGTTCATGCTCCAGGTCAAGGGCGACTCGATGCTCGACGCGGCGATCTGCGACGGCGACTGGGTCGTCGTCCGGCAACAGCCGACCGCCGACTCCGGCGAGATCGTGGCCGCCATGCTCGACGGCGAGGCGACAGTGAAGACCTACCGACGGCGCGACGGGCACGTCTGGCTGATGCCACAGAACCCGGCCTTCGACCCGATCCCCGGCGACGACGCCACCATCATGGGCCGGGTCGTGGCGGTGCTGCGCCGAATCTGA
- the nrdR gene encoding transcriptional regulator NrdR encodes MRCPYCRHADSRVVDSREADDGQLIRRRRSCPECGKRFTTVEEAVLAVVKRSGVTEPFSRTKIIGGVRKACQGRPVDDDSLALLAQRVEETVRAKGAAEIPSHEVGLAILGPLRDLDEIAYLRFASVYRSFDSLADFEREIETLRAAARAREQSRADAVEAAGRTS; translated from the coding sequence ATGCGGTGTCCGTACTGCCGGCACGCTGACTCCCGGGTGGTCGACTCGCGGGAGGCCGACGACGGCCAACTCATTCGACGGAGGCGGTCCTGCCCGGAGTGCGGCAAGCGGTTCACCACCGTCGAGGAGGCGGTCCTCGCGGTCGTCAAGCGCAGCGGTGTGACCGAGCCGTTCAGTCGCACGAAGATCATCGGCGGGGTGCGCAAGGCGTGCCAGGGCCGGCCGGTCGACGACGACTCGCTCGCGCTGCTCGCGCAGCGGGTGGAGGAGACCGTCCGGGCCAAGGGGGCCGCCGAGATCCCCAGCCACGAGGTGGGCCTGGCGATCCTGGGCCCGCTGCGCGACCTGGACGAGATCGCCTACCTGCGGTTCGCCAGCGTCTACCGCTCCTTCGACTCGCTCGCCGACTTCGAGCGCGAGATCGAGACGTTGCGGGCCGCAGCGCGCGCCCGGGAGCAGAGCCGGGCCGATGCGGTCGAGGCCGCCGGCCGTACCAGCTGA